Proteins encoded in a region of the Helicobacter sp. 11S03491-1 genome:
- a CDS encoding branched-chain amino acid transaminase: MKEAQYIWKDGKLIPWKEATTHVLTHTLHYGNAAFEGTRAYKTEKGLAIFRLKDHTRRLLQSAKIVAIESPYTQKEIEDAHIELLKANTYEGNVYIRPIIYLGYGAMGVNHAQAPVNVAIAAWEWGAYLGEDGIANGIKVKTSSFARNSVKSMMGKAKIAANYLNSQMAKHEALNCGCEEALLLDDNGFVAEGSGECFFIVRNNTLITPPYDNSLESITQATVIEIAKDIGIEVIQRRMTRDEVYIADEAFFTGTAAEITPVKELDFRIIGSGRTGPITQKLQKEFFDIVMGKNPKYSHYLTYIH, translated from the coding sequence ATTAAGGAAGCTCAATACATCTGGAAAGATGGTAAATTGATACCATGGAAAGAGGCAACCACGCATGTCCTCACCCATACACTTCATTATGGAAATGCTGCTTTTGAGGGAACAAGAGCATACAAAACAGAAAAAGGATTAGCAATTTTTCGCTTAAAAGATCATACAAGAAGGCTGTTGCAATCTGCCAAAATCGTGGCCATTGAATCGCCTTATACCCAAAAAGAAATCGAAGATGCACACATAGAACTTCTCAAAGCAAATACTTATGAGGGGAATGTCTATATCCGTCCTATTATCTATCTGGGGTATGGAGCTATGGGGGTCAATCATGCGCAAGCCCCTGTAAATGTTGCAATTGCAGCTTGGGAATGGGGAGCTTATCTGGGAGAAGATGGGATAGCTAATGGCATTAAAGTCAAAACAAGCTCTTTTGCAAGGAATTCTGTCAAATCAATGATGGGCAAAGCAAAAATTGCCGCTAACTACCTCAACTCACAAATGGCAAAGCATGAGGCTTTGAATTGCGGTTGTGAAGAAGCATTATTGCTTGATGATAATGGATTTGTTGCAGAAGGAAGTGGGGAATGTTTTTTTATTGTTAGAAACAATACATTAATCACACCTCCTTATGATAACTCTCTTGAATCCATTACCCAAGCCACTGTAATTGAAATTGCCAAAGATATAGGCATTGAAGTTATCCAAAGACGAATGACTCGTGATGAGGTTTATATTGCAGATGAAGCGTTTTTTACAGGTACTGCAGCAGAAATTACACCCGTAAAAGAATTAGATTTTAGAATAATCGGATCAGGACGCAC
- a CDS encoding DEAD/DEAH box helicase, with the protein MPKEILDNQPIQEECSFEQLGLKSQVLKGVVEAGFTTPSPIQASAIPAVLKGRDVIAQAQTGTGKTAAFALPIIHMLKNDRTIEALVITPTRELAMQISDEIFKLGKFAKTKTVCVYGGQSIKKQCEFIQKMPQVMIATPGRLLDHLKNNRIENFVPKIVVLDESDEMLDMGFLDDIEEIFGYLPSNAQILLFSATMPEQIRVLADKILQNPINIKITPTNMTNVDISQRFYVINDTERNDAITRLLDTQSPSKSIIFTRTKKEADELNTILSAKGYKSIALHGDMEQRERRDAVNAFKANKADILVATDVASRGLDISDVSHVFNYHIPLNPESYVHRIGRTGRAGKKGVAITLVTPLEYKELKRIQKDIGSKLELYEIPAIDTDGNKILENILKAKVSDEVVSIYEGLKDKIELSQLSLKLLAIHLKGNKIGLSKQEILKIEDQKGGDRNKSDKRRFSSSRNNKSYKPSNKTTKSKSFSHSDSGSSGGRQNGKQGRRQTGR; encoded by the coding sequence ATGCCAAAAGAAATTTTAGACAATCAACCTATCCAAGAAGAATGCAGTTTTGAACAACTTGGGTTAAAATCACAAGTATTAAAAGGCGTTGTTGAAGCAGGTTTTACAACTCCCAGTCCCATACAAGCAAGCGCTATTCCTGCTGTTTTAAAGGGTAGAGATGTTATTGCCCAAGCCCAAACAGGGACAGGAAAAACGGCTGCTTTTGCCTTGCCAATTATCCATATGCTCAAAAATGACAGAACAATAGAAGCTTTGGTTATCACGCCTACAAGAGAACTTGCGATGCAAATTAGTGATGAAATTTTCAAGTTAGGAAAATTTGCCAAAACAAAAACTGTATGCGTCTATGGAGGGCAAAGTATTAAAAAACAATGTGAATTTATTCAAAAAATGCCTCAAGTAATGATTGCCACTCCCGGGAGACTCCTTGATCACCTCAAGAATAATCGAATCGAAAACTTTGTCCCCAAAATTGTAGTTCTTGATGAAAGTGATGAAATGCTTGATATGGGATTTTTAGATGATATTGAAGAAATTTTTGGTTATTTGCCCAGCAATGCCCAGATACTTCTTTTTTCTGCTACGATGCCCGAACAAATTCGTGTATTAGCAGACAAAATTTTGCAAAATCCTATTAATATCAAAATTACACCTACTAACATGACGAATGTAGATATTTCACAACGATTTTATGTCATCAATGACACAGAAAGAAATGATGCCATCACGCGTTTATTAGATACCCAATCCCCCTCAAAAAGCATCATTTTCACACGTACCAAAAAAGAAGCTGATGAACTCAATACAATTTTGAGTGCTAAAGGATACAAATCTATAGCTCTTCATGGAGACATGGAACAAAGAGAAAGAAGAGATGCCGTCAATGCCTTTAAAGCGAACAAAGCAGATATTCTTGTAGCCACAGATGTAGCAAGCAGAGGACTGGATATTAGCGATGTAAGTCATGTATTTAACTATCATATTCCTCTAAATCCGGAAAGTTATGTCCATCGAATTGGAAGAACAGGGAGAGCAGGCAAAAAAGGAGTGGCAATCACACTCGTAACCCCTCTGGAATACAAAGAACTCAAAAGAATCCAAAAAGATATTGGATCTAAACTTGAACTTTATGAAATCCCTGCCATAGATACAGATGGGAATAAAATATTAGAAAACATTTTAAAAGCAAAAGTAAGTGATGAGGTAGTGAGTATTTATGAAGGGTTGAAAGACAAAATTGAATTATCCCAATTGTCTCTAAAACTTCTGGCTATACACCTAAAAGGAAATAAAATTGGGCTAAGCAAACAAGAAATTCTAAAAATAGAGGATCAAAAAGGAGGAGATAGAAACAAATCAGATAAAAGAAGATTTTCTTCTTCCAGAAATAACAAAAGTTACAAACCTTCAAACAAAACAACAAAATCAAAGTCTTTTTCTCACTCTGATTCCGGATCCTCCGGCGGGAGACAAAATGGGAAACAAGGGAGAAGGCAAACAGGCAGATAA